Proteins co-encoded in one Malus sylvestris chromosome 7, drMalSylv7.2, whole genome shotgun sequence genomic window:
- the LOC126629683 gene encoding vacuolar protein sorting-associated protein 26A, translating into MNYLIGAFKPSCNISITFSDAKTRKQVPLKKESGQAVLVPLFQSQENIFGKINIEPIQGKKVEHNGVKVELLGQIEMYFDRGNFYDFTSLVRELDVPGEIYERKTYPFEFSTVEMPYETYNGVNVRLRYVLKVTISRGYGSSIVEYQDFVVRNYSPPPSINNSIKMEVGIEDCLHIEFEYNKSKYHLKDVIIGKIYFLLVRIKIKNMDLEIRRRESTGSGPNTHVETETLAKFELMDGAPVRGESIPIRLFLSPYELTPTHRNINNKFSVKYYLNLVLVDEEDRRYFKQQEITIYRLQETS; encoded by the exons ATG AATTACCTAATTGGAGCATTCAAACCATCCTGCAACATTTCAATCACATTTTCTGATGCCAAAACTCGAAAGCAG GTCCCTTTAAAGAAGGAAAGTGGCCAAGCAGTATTGGTCCCACTTTTTCAAAGTCAAGAAAACATTTTTGGGAAG ATTAATATAGAACCAATTCAAGGGAAGAAGGTCGAACACAATGGAGTTAAAGTCGAGCTTCTCGGTCAAATCg AGATGTACTTTGACAGAGGCAACTTTTATGACTTTACTTCTCTTG TTCGTGAACTTGATGTTCCTGGAGAGATATATGAAAGGAAAACATATCCTTTTGAGTTTTCTACAGTTGAGATGCCATATGAGACTTACAACGGGGTGAATGTGAGACTTAG GTATGTTCTGAAAGTCACAATTAGTCGTGGTTATGGTAGTAGCATAGTGGAATACCAGGATTTTGTG GTTCGCAACTATTCCCCACCTCCATCTATTAACAATAGCATCAAG ATGGAAGTCGGAATCGAAGATTGTCTGCACATTGAGTTTGAGTACAACAAGAGCAA GTACCATCTGAAAGATGTTATTATTGGCAAGATATATTTCCTTCTTGTGAGAATCAAGATAAAGAATATGGATCTGGAGATCAGGCGTCGAGAGTCAACAGGGTCAGGGCCCAACACCCATGTTGAGACAGAGACACTTGCTAAGTTTGAGTTGATGGATGGTGCTCCAGTAAGAG GTGAATCAATTCCCATTAGATTGTTTCTTAGCCCTTATGAACTCACACCAACACATCGCAACATCAATAACAAATTCAGCGTGAAGTATTATTTGAATCTTGTTCTGGTTGATGAAGAGGACCGACGGTATTTCAAGCAGCAAGAAATCACCATATACAGGCTTCAAGAGACGTCATGA